One genomic segment of Salmo trutta chromosome 8, fSalTru1.1, whole genome shotgun sequence includes these proteins:
- the LOC115198757 gene encoding leiomodin-2, giving the protein MNSFGYRRELSKYEDVDEDELLASLSPEELAELEMELADIDPDANVPIGLRQRDQTEKTPTGTFSRDSLLKYWEKETKRILEDERGEASSPKQDDDDDAEKSEEECVTESNSEAEEKDNENKKENKDYEEEEEMEEEEEEESEEEEAETEDEEDEEEDEEEPEEKRPKAATPKDSGPPSPLSVVSSSPSLLRPPRVEPMRQTPPPPPLDPNTEGNPIVVDEALERVLNNDPELKEINLNNIEDISQDTLIQFAEALRSNTHVRVFSLANTHADDPVALAIAKTLCENTSIISLNIESNYVTGKGVLAMVQALPSNSTLTELRFHNQRHMCGGQVEMEMVKVLRENHTLIKLGYQFHLPGPRMSMTGILTRNMDRQRQKRLQEQRQNQQAGPEGAVNPRTTALLKGTPGSSPYGSPRVSPWQSPKLPKKQTPPAPPPPPPPPPPPPPPLPCQPPAEKKKPTRKIAEVIRLHEEVVKKQGKGKGKKGKKGLKDTNSILKELKNALRPVAENREQEYSRPSTPLRSSHDQLMDSIRNASVRSLRKVEVPQRKFVFVPDEETS; this is encoded by the exons ATGAACAGTTTTGGGTACCGTCGGGAGTTGAGTAAGTATGAGGACGTGGATGAGGATGAACTACTGGCTTCTCTCAGCCCAGAGGAGCTAGCAGAGCTGGAGATGGAGCTGGCAGACATAGACCCTGATGCCAACGTGCCCATCGgcctgagacagagagaccagacgGAGAAGACCCCCACTGGCACCTTCAGTAGAGACTCTCTGTTGAAGTACTGGGAGAAGGAGACCAAGAGGATACtggaggatgagagaggggaaGCCAGCAGCCCCAAACAG gatgacgatgatgatgcCGAAAAGAGTGAGGAAGAATGCGTGACAGAAAGCAACAGCGAAGCAGAGGAGAAGGATAACGAGAACAAGAAAGAAAATAAAGAttatgaagaggaagaggagatggaagaagaagaagaggaggagagtgaggaagaggaagctgaaacagaggatgaggaggatgaagaggaggatgaagaggagccAGAAGAGAAGAGGCCTAAAGCAGCGACCCCAAAGGATTCTGGTCCTCCATCACCGCTGTCAGTTGTCAGCTCCTCCCCTAGCCTCCTGAGACCCCCAAGGGTGGAGCCTATGAGACAAACCCCGCCCCCACCTCCACTTGACCCCAACACCGAGGGTAACCCAATAGTTGTCGACGAGGCCCTGGAAAGAGTCCTTAATAACGACCCTGAGCTGAAAGAGATCAACCTCAACAACATCGAGGACATCTCACAGGACACTCTAATCCAGTTCGCTGAGGCACTGCGCTCCAACACACACGTGCGTGTCTTTAGCCTGGCCAACACGCATGCTGACGACCCCGTTGCACTGGCCATTGCCAAGACGCTGTGCGAAAACACCTCCATCATCAGCCTGAACATTGAGTCCAACTATGTGACAGGGAAAGGGGTTCTGGCCATGGTCCAGGCTCTGCCTAGCAATAGCACCCTGACCGAGCTACGCTTCCATAACCAGAGACACATGTGTGGAGGacag gtggAGATGGAGATGGTGAAGGTTCTGAGGGAGAACCACACCCTGATCAAGCTGGGTTACCAGTTCCACCTGCCAGGCCCCCGGATGAGCATGACAGGCATCCTGACCCGTAACATGGACCGTCAGAGACAGAAACGCCTGCAGGAGCAGAGACAGAACCAGCAGGCGGGGCCAGAGGGGGCCGTTAACCCCCGTACGACCGCTCTGTTGAAGGGCACTCCGGGTTCTTCGCCCTATGGTTCCCCGCGGGTGTCTCCTTGGCAATCCCCCAAACTCCCCAAGAAACAGACCCCTCCTGCTCCCCCgccgcctcctcctccacctcctcccccaccccctccacTGCCCTGCCAGCCCCCGGCAGAGAAGAAGAAGCCGACTAGGAAGATAGCGGAGGTGATCAGGCTCCACGAGGAGGTCGTTAAGAAACAAGGGAAAGGGAAGGGGAAGAAGGGGAAGAAAGGTTTGAAAGATACCAACAGTATCTTGAAGGAGCTGAAGAACGCTCTGCGGCCAGtggcagagaacagagaacaggagTACAGTAGGCCATCCACTCCACTGCGCTCCTCACACGACCAGCTCATGGACTCCATCCGCAACGCTAGTGTTCGCTCCCTCAGAAag
- the LOC115198759 gene encoding ankyrin repeat and SOCS box protein 15, translated as MEDVDRCEEELIEYAIRESIRDVSIDSIPTVSGDYLRIVTAIEQGDVCTLQELSGLQAFTERDSRGWLPLHRAAVQSQEQVLDQVLQASCDVTVDDVTADGDTALILAAQEGLLENVRTLLQHGASPHKTNSLNESPLLLAVRQGSYDMVSTLIICGAFVEQVCLKKWMAIHEAAKVGCSAILVLLLRHGAKVTAVDGHNVTPLGIAAEYAHAEVLDILIKNGGDVNAQAYNGDTVLYDAAGSGNLDCIYLLLQAGANPNIASLACQLPIHRAAYEGHILALRTFIPITTKRAIRLSGQSPVHSAADGGHVDCLELLIEKGFDVNAQLDKHISENYGDMRRSPLYFAVSNSDLTCTEMLLAAGAKTDLDPLRCFLVAVRAGRYELVRLLLSRGAEVNCYFRMISDTLFPTALQYCLRDHMILRLLLNNGYDVDKCFMCNHCNGQDMDCDSWVDYQNNHRRTLFYNEDCRASFCEIISLSSVVNLAGSVVQMLLDYIRHPRICPNLLRVLEKQKEWPDICDILDNPRSLQHQCRLVIRRQMTPRRLNDPQVMAAVPFPPSLKHYLTYREYDEYGGLAATHS; from the exons GTGATGTGTGTACCCTGCAGGAGCTGTCTGGGTTGCAGGCTTTCACAGAGAGGGACAGCAGAGGGTGGCTTCCCCTACACAGAGCCGCTGTGCAGTCCCAGGAACAGGTCTTGGATCAGGTCCTGCAGG cttCCTGTGATGTGACTGTGGATGATGTGACTGCAGACGGTGACACAGCGTTGATTCTGGCTGCTCAGGAGGGTCTGCTGGAGAATGTCAGGACTCTACTGCAGCATGGAGCGTCTCCACACAAAACCAACAGCCTGAACGAGTCCCCACTGCTGctcg CGGTGAGACAGGGATCATATGACATGGTGTCCACTCTGATCATTTGTGGGGCCTTCGTGGAACAGGTGTGTCTGAAGAAGTGGATGGCCATTCACGAGGCAGCCAAG GTGGGCTGCAGTGCCATCCTGGTGCTTCTGCTGAGACATGGGGCCAAGGTGACAGCTGTAGATGGGCACAATGTCACCCCGCTGGGCATCGCAGCAGAGTACGCCCATGCCGAGGTCCTGGATATACTCATAAAGAACG GTGGCGACGTGAACGCCCAGGCATATAACGGAGACACTGTTCTGTACGATGCAGCCGGCTCAGGGAACCTGGACTGCATATACCTCCTCCTGCAAGCTGGAGCCAACCCTAACATAGCCAGTCTGGCCTGCCAGCTGCCCATACACAGAGCTGCCTATGAGGGACACATCCT TGCTCTGAGGACCTTCATCCCCATCACAACTAAGAGAGCCATCCGTCTGTCTGGCCAGAGCCCAGTCCACTCTGCAGCAGATGGCGGCCATGTTGACTGTCTGGAGCTGCTCATAGAGAAAGGCTTCGATGTCAACGCTCAGCTGGACAAACACATCTCAG AGAACTACGGGGACATGAGGCGGAGTCCGCTCTACTTTGCCGTATCCAACAGTGATCTCACCTGCACAGAGATGCTGCTGGCTGCCGGCGCCAAAACTGACCTGGACCCGCTACGCTGCTTCCTGGTGGCTGTACGCGCTGGGAG GTATGAGCTGGTGCGTCTGCTATTGTCCAGGGGTGCCGAGGTCAACTGCTACTTCAGAATGATCAGTGACACACTGTTTCCCACCGCGTTGCAGTACTGTCTCAGAGATCACATGATTCTGCGCCTGCTGCTCAACAATGGCTACGACGTAGACAAGTGCTTCATGTGTAACCACTGTAACGGACAGGATATGGACTGCGACTCCTGGGTCGACTACCAAAATAACCATAGAAGAACTTTATTTTATAACGAGGACTGCAGAGCCTCG TTCTGTGAAATCATCTCCCTGTCGTCGGTGGTCAACCTGGCGGGGAGTGTGGTACAGATGCTTCTGGACTACATCAGACACCCACGTATCTGCCCCAACCTCCTACGGGTCCTGGAAAAACAGAAAGAGTGGCCAGACATCTGTGACATTCTGG ACAACCCGCGGTCCCTGCAGCACCAGTGTCGTTTGGTCATTAGGAGACAGATGACCCCTAGAAGACTGAATGACCCTCAGGTCATGGCTGCCGTACCGTTCCCCCCGTCACTCAAACACTACCTCACCTACAGGGAGTATGACGAGTATGGTGGGTTGGCAGCCACACACTCATAA